The following proteins are co-located in the Apis mellifera strain DH4 linkage group LG11, Amel_HAv3.1, whole genome shotgun sequence genome:
- the LOC408354 gene encoding nuclear factor of activated T-cells 5 isoform X5: MAPDLEKRRQELRRTNSGTLEPGNEHLQMLLQFRCTGNALIEPYRHGYNAGERLSAVTGSVQRSTVTSSNRAHSASRRISHQQRQQQQQPQLQQQPRIPLGSLRNSDEHGARANSAQDSCDNSNDSGLGFEDRHQHLANANGWNGAGEEDSKRRKMDIKLESEDANFAFPEVGHATSPEAKAATRGASNGIGGLATISGNRQGNGGTGRVVEVSRSRSGLGVLAKRASTAQQGPVTLTSQLCNSSADGKVQLQIICQPEQQHRARYQTEGSRGAVKDRTGNGFPIVRLVGYDKPTTLQVFIGTDLGRVAPHMFYQACRVSGKNSTPCVERKIDGTIVIEVDMDPAKDMIVTCDCVGILKERNVDVEHRFPQEAGVLQGRSKKKSTRCRMVFRTTITHPDGTTETLQVCSQPIVCTQPPGIPEICKKSLTSCPCTGGLELFILGKNFLKDTRVVFQLDNDNLSSSLEPHWECAVLPDKEFLQQTHLVCVVPAYRRQDLAPSETVSVKLYAVSSGKTSEPHTFLYTAASTPPEPSVGKVEPITPPLSTTNGEVALATSPVAVPLTKGVSPNTLITQATAGTANFLTTIPPQQAPVSQKTEALKNDPSPPPVTASSQVTSVMMWAAQSPNCKTSPPDVMMPPPALVANPLLSRRSSSNLQLSLLDNLKTEVLDENSENSMISENSMQSIPTPTANGSTGTSPLQQLVSENSRETPQANIIRSVPVAANGSPVQEAVNLLGVVDLMRNQHQLSMVGTHQNTFGGTPNGSLQGGGVVDLRMKHHQTEFDTLSNFTATPNGQLPAQSGHSVEKYLNHIESNVKEAENQENGFVGTMQQRASIITTGRQGPQQGQASNILASPSPGVKLDTLVNSAAESHQLVSPLRTVNPNNNAIMSHVSAVTDHETISSPQQSRTSPPIPVKTMLLEALMPPQAVPSLPGNGATSVPSPATVVPEQANGDSLLTTINAALLPPIQESTVAATGTSNSNVSVPSHNPLQVTNETMSTAAEHIPQIPALIQQDVVAMQQAQQVEQVVAHAQQQVEQVVAQAQQQAVQAVQQAQQQVVQHVVQHAQVVQQAVQQVQAVQQVQAVPAVQQAVQQATQEVVQQAVQQATQEVVQQVQAVQQAVQQAQAAQAMQQAVQQDIGSMLNQPAGFVAEASSALASGAAQEPSQQRLTNAAEQAINNVITNATQDIINNRPITTTTAHAIIATKNILNSVATQSAQLMNSAMEGILPKSPSNQNNIVEQVANKSPPVALPVTPNRQNVNPPIANTANSTNGTTVRKQEDGMLPQELTSMSENDLLSYINPSCFDPQNGFLM, encoded by the exons gtTACAATGCAGGAGAAAGGTTGTCAGCGGTGACAGGATCGGTTCAAAGAAGCACCGTCACGTCGAGCAACCGTGCGCACTCTGCCTCTAGGAGAATAAGCCATCAGCAACgccagcagcagcagcaaccgCAGTTACAGCAACAGCCGAGGATACCGCTGGGATCCTTACGAAACTCGGATGAGCACGGGGCGAGGGCCAATTCGGCACAAGACAGTTGCGATAACTCGAACGATTCCGGCCTCGGTTTCGAGGATCGTCATCAACACCTCGCCAACGCAAAC GGTTGGAACGGAGCCGGCGAGGAAGActcgaagaggaggaagatggACATCAAGCTCGAGTCCGAGGACGCGAACTTCGCCTTCCCGGAGGTTGGACACGCGACGAGCCCGGAGGCAAAGGCCGCCACGAGGGGCGCGTCGAATGGGATAGGTGGATTGGCCACGATCTCCGGGAACAGGCAGGGGAACGGTGGAACGGGGAGGGTGGTCGAGGTGTCGAGATCTCGGTCCGGACTGGGCGTGCTCGCCAAGAGGGCGTCCACGGCTCAACAGGGCCCCGTCACCCTCACCTCTCAATTGT GCAACTCTTCCGCGGATGGCAAGGTGCAATTGCAGATCATCTGTCAACCGGAGCAGCAGCACAGGGCTCGTTACCAGACGGAAGGCTCGAGAGGGGCGGTGAAGGATCGTACCGGGAATGGATTCCCGATCGTGCGGCTGGTCGGCTACGACAAGCCGACCACGCTCCAAGTCTTCATCGGGACGGATCTCGGCCGCGTGGCGCCCCACATGTTTTATCAGGCGTGCCGCGTGAGCGGGAAAAATTCGACGCCGTGCGTGGAGCGGAAGATCGACGGGACGATCGTGATCGAGGTGGACATGGATCCGGCCAAGGACATGATAGTGACGTGCGATTGCGTGGGCATTTTGAAGGAGCGTAACGTGGACGTGGAGCACAGATTCCCGCAGGAGGCTGGGGTGCTTCAGGGGCGCAGCAAGAAGAAGTCGACCCGTTGCCGTATGGTTTTTCGCACGACCATCACCCATCCCGACGGAACGACGGAAACATTGCAAGTTTGCTCGCAGCCGATAGTATGCA cCCAACCGCCGGGAATACCGGAGATCTGCAAGAAATCGCTCACGTCGTGTCCGTGTACCGGCGGATTGGAGTTATTTATACTTGGGAAGAACTTTCTGAAAGACACGCGGGTCGTATTTCAACTGGACAACGACAATCTGTCGAGCAGTTTGGAACCTCACTGGGAATGCGCTGTTCTGCCCGACAAGGAGTTCCTGCAGCAAACGCATCTGGTCTGCGTGGTGCCCGCGTACAGGCGACAAGATCTGGCCCCCTCCGAAACGGTTAGCGTTAAATTGTACGCGGTCTCCTCGGGGAAGACTAGCGAGCCTCACACGTTTCTCTACACCGCCGCGTCTACGCCACCCGAGCCATCTGTGGGTAAAGTCGAGCCGATAACACCGCCTCTGTCCACCACGAATGGCGAGGTTGCGCTAGCAACGTCTCCTGTAGCGGTACCCCTGACCAAAGGTGTATCACCGAACa CTCTGATCACACAAGCAACCGCGGGAACGGCAAATTTCTTGACGACTATACCACCGCAACAAGCACCGGTGAGCCAGAAAACGGAGGCGCTTAAGAACGACCCGAGCCCACCCCCGGTCACGGCCTCGTCTCAGGTAACGTCAGTTATGATGTGGGCAGCGCAGAGTCCCAATTGCAAAACTTCACCGCCCGACGTGATGATGCCACCACCCGCTTTGGTCGCGAACCCGCTGCTGAGCCGCAGATCGTCCTCGAATCTTCAATTGAGCTTGTTGGATAATTTGAAGACCGAGGTGCTGGACGAGAATAGCGAGAACAGTATGATCAGCGAGAACAGCATGCAAAGCATACCGACCCCGACCGCGAATGGGTCGACGGGCACCAGCCCGTTGCAACAGCTGGTGAGCGAGAACTCGAGGGAGACGCCGCAGGCTAATATCATCAGATCGGTTCCCGTAGCGGCGAACGGTTCACCTGTACAGGAGGCGGTCAATCTCCTCGGCGTGGTAGATCTGATGCGAAACCAGCATCAGTTGTCGATGGTTGGGACGCACCAGAACACGTTCGGAG GCACTCCTAATGGAAGTCTTCAGGGTGGCGGTGTTGTTGATCTTCGGATGAAGCATCATCAGACGGAGTTCGATACACTGTCAAATTTTACCGCCACGCCGAACGGACAACTGCCCGCCCAGAGTGGCCATAGCGTAGAGAAATACCTTAATCATATCGAGTCTAACGTCAAAGAGGCTGAGAATCAAGAGAACGGATTTGTAGGTACTATGCAGCAACGAGCTTCCATTATTACGACAGGACGGCAAGGACCTCAGCAAGGACAAGCATCCAATATTTTAGCTTCTCCCTCCCCAGGCGTCAAATTAGACACCCTCGTTAATTCTGCCGCCGAATCTCATCAATTGGTGTCGCCCCTGCGTACCGTCAATCCTAATAATAATGCCATAATGAGTCATGTTTCCGCAGTTACTGATCACGAAACGATCTCGAGTCCCCAACAAAGTAGAACTAGCCCGCCCATTCCGGTCAAGACGATGCTTCTCGAAGCGTTGATGCCGCCCCAGGCCGTACCATCTTTGCCGGGTAATGGCGCAACCTCCGTTCCGTCGCCCGCAACCGTGGTCCCAGAGCAGGCCAATGGAGACAGTTTGCTCACCACTATCAACGCCGCACTGTTGCCGCCCATCCAGGAATCAACAGTGGCTGCGACCGGTACGTCGAATTCTAACGTTAGTGTACCATCTCATAATCCGTTACAAGTTACGAACGAGACTATGTCGACAGCGGCGGAGCATATTCCGCAGATTCCGGCTCTTATACAGCAAGATGTTGTAGCGATGCAGCAAGCGCAACAAGTGGAGCAGGTTGTTGCGCATGCGCAACAACAAGTCGAGCAAGTTGTCGCTCAGGCTCAGCAACAAGCGGTACAGGCGGTACAACAGGCGCAGCAGCAAGTCGTTCAACACGTGGTGCAGCATGCGCAAGTTGTCCAACAAGCTGTGCAACAAGTGCAGGCGGTACAACAAGTTCAGGCGGTGCCGGCTGTCCAACAAGCGGTACAGCAGGCTACCCAGGAAGTGGTTCAGCAAGCGGTGCAACAGGCCACGCAGGAGGTCGTGCAACAAGTTCAAGCGGTTCAACAAGCGGTTCAGCAAGCGCAAGCGGCCCAAGCGATGCAGCAGGCGGTGCAGCAAGATATCGGCTCTATGTTAAATCAGCCGGCAGGTTTCGTTGCCGAGGCTAGTTCTGCTTTAGCGAGTGGAGCGGCTCAAGAGCCATCGCAGCAAAGATTGACCAATGCCGCGGAACAAGCGATCAATAACGTAATTACCAACGCGACTCaggatattattaacaatcgaCCTATTACCACGACTACCGCGCATGCGATTATCGcgacgaaaaatatattaaacagcGTGGCAACTCAAAGTGCGCAATTAATGAACAGTGCTATGGAAGGTATTTTGCCTAAATCACCTTCCAACCAGAATAACATTGTTGAACAGGTAGCGAATAAATCACCACCGGTTGCCTTACCTGTTACACCTAACAGACAGAACGTAAACCCACCTATAGCAAATACGGCAAACAGTACGAATGGTACAACGGTTAGAAAACAGGAAGATGGTATGTTGCCTCAAGAGCTTACCTCGATGTCGGAGAATGATCTGTTGAGTTATATAAATCCGAGCTGCTTTGATCCTCAAAATGGTTTTCTTATGTAG